In the genome of Spirochaetota bacterium, the window TTCTGGTGGCCCAAGTTCTTCGGGCGCATGTACAATTTCAGGCGCGCCTACGCGGGCGCCGTGCTCATGGCCGCCGGCTTCATTATGCATTATCTGCCCATGTTCATACTGGGATTGAAAGGCATGCCGCGGCGGTACTACACCTATCTGCCCGAATTCGGTCCCCTCAATTTCATCGCGGGGATCGGCGCGTACATCATGGTCGCCGGCATCGTCCTCACGTTCGTGAATCTGCTCCTGAGCTTCCGCAAGGCCGAACCCGCCGGGCCCGATCCCTGGGGAGGGACGACGCTCGAATGGACGGTGCCCTCGCCGCCGCCGGTGCAGAATTTCGCCGTGGAGCCCGTGGTGCTTCCTTTCCCCTATGACTTTACCGCGAAGGAAAAAATGAAGCCCGGGAGCGGCACGTAGATGAGCGTCCATACCGATCACAAGGGAGTCCAGTTCGGGATGTGGCTCTTCCTTTATACCGAGATCATGCTATTCGGCGGGCTCTTCGTCATATACGCGACGTATTACTATCAATACACGAATGATTTTATCGCGGCGGGAAAAGAGCTCGAGCTCGTTATGGGGACGGTGAACACGGCAGTGCTGCTTACCAGCAGCCTGACCGCGGCCATCGCGATCGAGGCGATGCGGAAGGACGCGAGGAAGCTCGTGATCGGCCTCCTGGGCGTGACGATTCTCCTCGCGCTCACCTTTCTCTGCATCAAGTACGTTGAGTGGGGGCACAAGTTCGCGCATGAAATATTTCCCGGATCGGAAAAACTGGCATCGGGCCCGCACGGGGTGACGATGTTTTACGGGCTGTATTTCACCATGACCGGCCTGCACGCCCTGCACGTGATCATCGGGATACTGGTGCTCGGCGTGTGCCTGGCGTTCACGGCGCGGGGAAAGATACACGGCGGGCGCATGGATATCCTGGAGAACTCCGGGCTGTACTGGCACCTGGTGGATATCATCTGGATATTCCTGTTTCCGCTGTTTTACCTGATTCTATGATGAGGTTTTAATGGATGGGTCCGATGCACTCACAGTCCGAAGGACATGCCCAGTCGTACCGGGAGCTTGCCGCGATCTGGGCCGCGTTGCTCTGCCTTACCGCGGTCACGGTCGCCGTGTCGCGTCTCGACCTGGGCTCGCTGCGAATAGCGACCGCGCTTTCGATAGCCGTGGTCAAATCGACGCTCGTGCT includes:
- a CDS encoding cytochrome c oxidase subunit 3 family protein, producing the protein MSVHTDHKGVQFGMWLFLYTEIMLFGGLFVIYATYYYQYTNDFIAAGKELELVMGTVNTAVLLTSSLTAAIAIEAMRKDARKLVIGLLGVTILLALTFLCIKYVEWGHKFAHEIFPGSEKLASGPHGVTMFYGLYFTMTGLHALHVIIGILVLGVCLAFTARGKIHGGRMDILENSGLYWHLVDIIWIFLFPLFYLIL
- a CDS encoding cytochrome-c oxidase yields the protein MHSQSEGHAQSYRELAAIWAALLCLTAVTVAVSRLDLGSLRIATALSIAVVKSTLVLLFFMHMKRAPRAVVLTFIVTILILAAVIGFMFFDVAYR